A genomic region of Leptospira mtsangambouensis contains the following coding sequences:
- a CDS encoding DUF4254 domain-containing protein, which translates to MKALEAIKAVSIFQESVLDWHKKEAPHPNPYPEGSLESTLYQKNHIDTIQWHIEDEIRRPDIALEEVVALKRKIDKLNQDRTDMVEKLDDFVIEMFRSVTPKPDAKLNSESPAWLLDRMSILELKIYHMEEQVSRKDASASKEHIAKCQAKLDILLDQREDLKKCLDELFSDYSQGIKRVKVYRQMKMYNDQNLNPSLYKNQK; encoded by the coding sequence ATGAAAGCATTGGAAGCCATAAAAGCCGTCTCAATTTTCCAGGAATCCGTTCTGGATTGGCATAAAAAAGAAGCCCCTCATCCAAACCCTTACCCAGAAGGGAGTCTCGAATCCACTCTCTACCAAAAGAACCATATTGATACCATCCAATGGCATATTGAAGATGAAATCCGAAGGCCGGACATTGCTTTGGAAGAAGTAGTGGCTCTCAAACGCAAGATCGACAAACTCAACCAAGACAGAACCGATATGGTAGAAAAACTTGACGACTTTGTCATTGAGATGTTTCGTTCCGTCACTCCCAAACCAGATGCAAAACTAAACTCAGAATCACCAGCTTGGTTACTCGATCGAATGAGTATTTTGGAACTCAAGATCTACCATATGGAAGAACAAGTTTCCAGAAAAGATGCATCTGCCTCAAAAGAACATATTGCCAAGTGCCAAGCAAAACTAGATATTCTCCTAGACCAAAGAGAAGATCTCAAAAAATGTTTGGACGAACTTTTTTCGGACTACTCACAAGGAATCAAAAGAGTAAAAGTTTATCGTCAGATGAAGATGTACAATGATCAGAATTTAAATCCGTCATTGTATAAGAATCAAAAATGA
- a CDS encoding NRDE family protein: protein MIAYRVHPDYPLVIVSNRDEFFERPTESLHLWDTSPKIIAGKDLKAGGTWLGASTSRKVSFLTNVRNFRKPLHPHPKSRGKLVLDFLLSPKDLSSRNYRAEVFSNASEFEGFNLFVYDGKEAHYVGGDPLHELELEPGFHAVSNASWNTVWPKTAKLKANVKQVFDSIPMNDNWISHATLEFFRLLSDAEIVKEDSRLPDTGIGLERERYLSSIRIRVPGYGTRASTILFYGKNGVEIVERTFPDPLSNEYSERREVLAFSES, encoded by the coding sequence GTGATCGCATATAGGGTCCATCCAGATTACCCTCTTGTCATTGTTTCCAACAGGGATGAGTTTTTTGAAAGACCTACGGAATCCCTTCACTTGTGGGACACGAGTCCAAAAATCATTGCAGGAAAAGATTTAAAAGCAGGGGGCACTTGGCTTGGTGCAAGTACTTCTCGTAAGGTTTCCTTTCTTACCAATGTCAGAAATTTTCGAAAGCCTCTGCATCCCCATCCAAAATCAAGAGGCAAACTTGTATTAGATTTTTTATTATCACCCAAGGATCTTTCTTCTCGAAATTATCGGGCAGAAGTTTTCTCCAATGCCAGTGAGTTTGAAGGTTTTAATTTATTTGTATATGATGGCAAGGAAGCGCACTATGTGGGTGGTGATCCCTTACATGAATTGGAATTGGAACCAGGTTTTCATGCAGTCAGTAATGCAAGTTGGAATACAGTCTGGCCCAAAACGGCAAAACTAAAGGCGAACGTGAAACAGGTGTTTGATTCCATTCCCATGAATGACAATTGGATTTCTCATGCCACGTTAGAGTTCTTTCGGTTACTTTCTGATGCTGAAATTGTAAAAGAAGACTCTCGCCTCCCCGACACAGGAATTGGTTTGGAACGGGAAAGATATTTATCTTCCATTCGTATTCGTGTTCCTGGTTACGGAACCCGCGCTTCTACAATTTTGTTTTATGGTAAAAACGGAGTGGAGATTGTGGAAAGAACCTTCCCCGATCCGCTTTCTAATGAATATTCGGAACGGAGAGAGGTTTTAGCGTTTAGCGAGAGTTAA
- the glyA gene encoding serine hydroxymethyltransferase: MSYLEKQDPEVYAALKKEDERQEHSLEMIASENFVSRPVLEAYHSTLTNKYAEGYPGKRYYNGCENADKIEQLAIERAKKMFGAEYANVQPHSGAQANMAVFLATLEPGDSFLGMNLAHGGHLTHGSAVNISGKYFKPIPYGVDEKTETINYDEVAKLAKEHKPKLIVVGASAYPRTIDFNKFREIANGIGAKIMADIAHISGLVVAGEHPSPIGVCDFVTTTTHKTLRGPRGGLILSSSEHEKILNSRVFPGIQGGPLMHVIAAKAVAFGEALQPDYKTYIKQVVKNAKVLADTFQKRGFRVVSGGTDNHIVLLDVSVKGLTGNDAANGLDHVGVTVNKNAIPFDKNPPAVASGIRLGTPALTTRGLKEKEMEAVGNLICDYLDHFGDSTWESKVKAGVKEITSAFPMTNFRLED; this comes from the coding sequence ATGAGTTATTTAGAAAAACAAGATCCAGAAGTTTACGCCGCATTAAAAAAAGAAGACGAACGCCAAGAACATTCCCTAGAAATGATTGCTAGTGAAAACTTTGTTTCTCGTCCTGTGCTCGAAGCTTATCACTCCACTCTAACAAATAAGTATGCGGAAGGGTATCCTGGAAAACGTTACTACAACGGCTGCGAAAACGCAGACAAGATAGAACAACTCGCCATCGAACGGGCAAAAAAAATGTTCGGTGCAGAATATGCGAATGTGCAACCACATAGCGGTGCACAGGCGAACATGGCAGTATTTCTTGCAACTCTCGAACCAGGGGACAGTTTCCTTGGGATGAATTTGGCCCACGGTGGTCACCTAACACATGGTAGTGCTGTAAACATCAGTGGAAAGTATTTTAAACCAATCCCTTACGGTGTGGATGAAAAAACAGAAACCATCAACTACGATGAAGTGGCAAAACTTGCGAAAGAACACAAACCAAAACTAATTGTTGTGGGTGCTTCCGCTTACCCAAGAACCATTGATTTTAATAAATTCAGAGAAATTGCAAATGGCATTGGTGCCAAAATTATGGCCGATATTGCGCATATCTCAGGTCTTGTAGTTGCGGGAGAACACCCAAGTCCGATTGGTGTTTGTGATTTTGTCACAACAACCACTCATAAAACTTTACGTGGACCAAGAGGAGGACTCATCCTTTCCTCTTCTGAACATGAAAAGATTTTAAACTCAAGAGTGTTTCCCGGAATTCAAGGCGGACCACTGATGCACGTGATTGCAGCGAAAGCCGTTGCCTTTGGGGAAGCACTTCAACCAGATTACAAAACTTATATCAAACAAGTCGTAAAGAATGCAAAAGTCCTAGCTGATACATTCCAAAAACGTGGTTTTCGTGTGGTGTCTGGTGGAACAGACAATCATATTGTTCTTCTTGATGTATCTGTCAAAGGTCTCACAGGAAATGATGCTGCCAATGGGCTGGATCATGTGGGAGTGACGGTCAATAAAAACGCCATTCCTTTTGATAAAAATCCACCGGCTGTGGCTTCTGGGATTCGACTCGGAACACCTGCTCTTACCACTCGTGGTCTAAAAGAAAAAGAAATGGAAGCCGTAGGAAATCTAATCTGTGATTATCTAGATCATTTTGGTGATTCTACTTGGGAATCCAAAGTAAAAGCAGGTGTGAAAGAAATCACTTCAGCTTTCCCAATGACAAACTTCCGATTAGAAGATTAA
- a CDS encoding lipoate--protein ligase family protein, translating into MNSNKVFYFPEIPPRSPYYNLAIEEAIALKLVSEGIMAGVRLWKNPDSIILGLSENPFRNIKEEVVTKYETMARNVGFFKKPEPNFCYIARRASGGGTVFHSLSGNINYSLYFNLDERKDLFPVKDSYDILLGIVAKSLGRQNIQCFPKGKSDLVLEKNGIFKKISGNAQFRKRNCIVQHGTLILEDQLIERVAEVLHHPPEEPDYRKERSHKEFLTSLPDFFSEKIWAKDLVREVFSYLGEKEPEDFSKISFFGSDFSTFRKHVLQESESIRKKKYQNPEYTLHREIPT; encoded by the coding sequence GTGAATTCCAACAAAGTATTCTATTTTCCAGAAATTCCCCCTAGATCGCCTTACTATAATTTGGCGATTGAAGAAGCCATTGCGCTAAAATTAGTTTCCGAAGGAATTATGGCAGGGGTCAGACTTTGGAAAAATCCAGATTCTATCATTTTAGGCCTTTCGGAAAATCCATTTCGGAACATCAAAGAAGAAGTGGTGACAAAATACGAAACCATGGCCCGAAATGTTGGTTTTTTCAAAAAACCAGAACCTAATTTTTGTTATATTGCAAGACGAGCTTCTGGTGGGGGAACTGTCTTTCACTCACTTTCTGGAAACATCAATTATTCTCTCTATTTTAATTTGGATGAAAGGAAAGATCTTTTTCCTGTTAAAGATTCCTATGATATCCTCCTTGGGATTGTGGCAAAATCTTTGGGAAGACAAAACATCCAATGTTTTCCTAAGGGTAAATCCGATTTGGTTTTGGAAAAAAATGGAATCTTTAAAAAGATTTCAGGAAACGCTCAGTTTCGAAAACGGAATTGTATTGTCCAACATGGGACACTTATTTTAGAAGATCAGTTAATTGAACGAGTGGCAGAAGTCCTACACCACCCTCCCGAAGAACCCGACTATCGCAAAGAAAGAAGCCATAAGGAATTTCTTACCTCCCTTCCCGATTTTTTTTCGGAGAAGATTTGGGCAAAAGATCTCGTTCGAGAAGTTTTTTCTTATTTAGGAGAAAAAGAACCTGAGGATTTTTCAAAAATTTCCTTCTTTGGCTCCGACTTTTCTACTTTTCGGAAACACGTGCTCCAAGAATCTGAATCTATTCGCAAGAAGAAATACCAAAATCCAGAATACACACTTCATAGAGAAATTCCAACATGA
- a CDS encoding rhomboid family intramembrane serine protease yields MASRYPGYELRFGPPMVPVVRTLIIINAVLFLLQMITKLAFHSPILELYFGLTPELVFTGWVWQLLSYAFLHGSFLHILFNMLSLWMFGSELAEIWGERAFLKFYLFTAFLGGVGTVVAHFFGIPQGLVVGASASIYGLLVAYAMTWPNRELLVFLIFPMRAKYFVLIVMLMVLFAQGERVAHFAHLGGAIGGLFLMKVYTGWKKKVGNLPTWSLSRYLQKRRFMRYQEEMAKRENAKTKVDELLEKISKNGMDSLSRSERKFLNEASQKYFNE; encoded by the coding sequence ATGGCCTCTCGTTACCCAGGATATGAACTCCGATTTGGACCCCCCATGGTTCCCGTTGTACGCACTCTCATCATCATCAACGCAGTTTTATTCCTTCTGCAGATGATAACGAAACTGGCTTTCCATTCACCCATTCTAGAACTTTATTTCGGCCTTACCCCGGAACTGGTCTTTACAGGTTGGGTCTGGCAGCTCCTCAGTTATGCCTTCCTCCACGGGAGTTTTTTACACATCCTTTTCAATATGCTGAGCCTTTGGATGTTTGGTTCAGAACTTGCGGAAATTTGGGGGGAACGTGCCTTTTTAAAATTCTATCTTTTCACTGCCTTTTTAGGTGGGGTGGGAACCGTCGTTGCCCATTTTTTTGGCATTCCGCAAGGACTTGTGGTAGGGGCAAGTGCGAGTATCTATGGATTACTCGTGGCCTATGCGATGACTTGGCCAAACCGCGAACTTCTTGTTTTTTTGATCTTTCCGATGAGAGCCAAATACTTTGTTTTGATTGTCATGCTAATGGTGCTTTTTGCACAAGGGGAGAGAGTGGCCCATTTTGCTCATTTAGGGGGAGCCATTGGAGGTTTATTCTTAATGAAGGTTTACACTGGCTGGAAAAAGAAAGTGGGAAACCTTCCGACTTGGTCTCTCTCTCGTTACTTACAAAAACGTAGGTTTATGCGGTACCAGGAAGAAATGGCAAAAAGGGAAAATGCAAAAACCAAAGTGGATGAACTTCTCGAAAAAATTTCCAAAAATGGAATGGATTCCCTTTCTCGAAGCGAACGAAAGTTTTTAAACGAAGCCTCTCAGAAATATTTTAACGAGTGA
- a CDS encoding MBL fold metallo-hydrolase, with product MIVQLYGVRGSIASPLRNQDYRKKIIDILDLYRQSGAGVSADEFWQDLPYHLKFVTGSDTTCVSVTDDDGEIFILDMGTGLRNLGDELVSDYLSNKLKRTVSFFITHTHWDHIQGLPFFKPIYFPDFLLNFYSPYSDLESRLQKQQEPEFFPVPLDGTGSAKDFKLFFPGDVLEFGSGMKVECYPLKHPGGSFAYKFTDRAGKIFIFATDAEFTGADMDLIHECHPFFADADLLILDTQYTLDESFSKFDWGHTAYTMSVNCATSWRVKNLVLTHHEPSYSDEKIYEIYNDAKLHKEQLGEKKLKIHLAREGLRFHL from the coding sequence GTGATTGTGCAACTCTACGGAGTCCGCGGCTCCATTGCGAGTCCCCTCCGAAACCAAGACTACCGCAAAAAAATTATCGATATTCTGGACCTCTATCGGCAATCGGGGGCTGGTGTTTCGGCCGATGAATTCTGGCAAGACCTCCCGTACCATCTTAAATTTGTCACAGGATCTGACACGACTTGTGTTTCTGTCACCGATGATGACGGAGAAATTTTTATTCTGGATATGGGAACTGGGCTTCGGAATTTAGGAGATGAACTTGTCTCCGATTATCTTTCCAACAAATTAAAAAGGACAGTCTCTTTCTTTATCACGCACACCCACTGGGATCATATCCAAGGACTACCTTTTTTTAAACCCATTTACTTCCCTGACTTCCTACTGAATTTTTATTCCCCTTACTCCGACCTAGAATCTCGTTTGCAAAAACAACAAGAACCTGAGTTTTTTCCAGTTCCTTTGGATGGAACGGGATCAGCGAAAGATTTCAAACTCTTCTTTCCAGGCGATGTTTTAGAATTTGGATCTGGCATGAAGGTGGAATGTTATCCGTTAAAACATCCGGGAGGATCTTTTGCGTATAAGTTTACCGATAGAGCTGGTAAAATTTTTATTTTTGCTACGGATGCGGAATTTACAGGAGCAGATATGGATTTAATCCATGAATGTCATCCGTTCTTTGCAGATGCTGATTTACTTATTTTAGATACCCAATATACCTTAGATGAATCTTTTTCCAAGTTCGATTGGGGTCATACTGCTTATACAATGTCCGTGAACTGTGCAACATCCTGGCGGGTAAAAAACTTAGTACTCACCCATCATGAACCAAGTTATTCAGATGAAAAAATTTACGAAATATATAATGATGCCAAGCTCCACAAAGAACAGTTAGGCGAAAAAAAATTAAAAATTCATTTAGCAAGGGAAGGGTTACGCTTCCACCTATAA
- a CDS encoding penicillin-binding protein 1A yields MNKEKTLRITITTFFSIALLGGFFFGYILSEVNKGKELQKLASYQPTTPTKLYDSNGVLFAELYRHKQELLKYSDIPPHVIHAFLSVEDDNFFNHFGIDFLAIVRAAIKNVFAGRIVQGGSTLTQQLAKTILQQRKKTFGRKFLEALLTLQIEQEYTKEEILEIYFNLIYLGHGTTGLSSAANVYFQKDVRDLSIAEAAMLARLPKAPVTYSPFKNPKEAKQAHLVVLGLMAKNGFIPKDQVQKIHDDFWERYWPVVITQSPSRSTWGAKLNRAPYFTEWVRQILEKELGEEALYTGGLRVYTTLDVRKQEIAEEELRKGLIEQDKYAFGANFRYVGRADRGLVSLYNLFGSIFPVGVPYVTSLDDRQVFRLHLEKEMAPALELLTDFTPSENESSAVKEFQRSSLVFSSNLHVEGAIVTIDHQTGYIQTMVGGSRFSPKNQFNRAMQARRQTGSAFKPFVYAAAIQNRAVGSGTGIMDAPLTTITEEGEGYSPQDISGDFRGMVPLSRALSLSLNIVSVQVLMRTGTDAVIDFASKVTKANKSRFPTGPALALGVAELTPYEMALGYSILANKGKDVIPFSVRYVLNQSGSVVYNKEKEVQETLAEEAKNGTIQIIPEATAYIIKQMLIGVAMGGTPTQALRAADKGNYKGESGGKTGSTSSYTNVWYAGFDPKYTSIVWMGFDKSSLSLGKGVTAAGVAAPIWGKMYSRWYNEGPYPVFYPNGKAEEIPADVVKGATCAFNGLSPGPNCPLTGNLFLKPITIAGRTLAVPGGRQCDGDRDHYRSMDLTDFLQRELEISDDELK; encoded by the coding sequence ATGAACAAAGAAAAAACACTTAGAATCACAATCACTACTTTCTTTAGCATTGCGCTCCTTGGCGGATTCTTTTTTGGATACATTCTTTCTGAAGTAAATAAAGGAAAGGAGTTACAAAAGTTGGCATCATACCAACCTACAACTCCTACTAAACTTTATGATTCGAATGGAGTATTGTTCGCAGAACTATACCGCCATAAACAAGAGTTACTAAAATATAGTGACATTCCACCTCATGTAATCCATGCCTTTCTTTCTGTTGAGGATGATAACTTTTTTAATCACTTTGGAATTGATTTTTTAGCCATCGTTCGTGCTGCCATCAAAAACGTATTTGCTGGACGAATTGTACAAGGTGGATCTACCCTTACCCAACAGTTAGCAAAAACAATTTTACAACAAAGAAAAAAGACCTTTGGCCGTAAATTCTTAGAAGCTCTCCTTACCTTACAAATTGAACAAGAATACACTAAAGAAGAAATCTTAGAAATCTATTTTAATTTAATTTATTTAGGCCATGGAACTACTGGTCTATCTTCAGCAGCCAATGTGTATTTTCAAAAAGATGTCAGAGATTTGAGCATTGCAGAGGCTGCTATGCTTGCGAGACTTCCTAAAGCTCCTGTTACTTATTCCCCATTCAAAAATCCAAAAGAAGCAAAACAAGCTCACCTTGTGGTTTTGGGACTGATGGCAAAAAATGGTTTTATCCCAAAAGACCAAGTTCAAAAAATCCATGATGATTTTTGGGAAAGGTATTGGCCCGTTGTAATCACTCAATCACCATCTCGCTCTACTTGGGGAGCAAAACTCAATAGAGCTCCGTATTTTACGGAGTGGGTAAGACAAATTCTAGAGAAAGAACTTGGGGAAGAGGCCTTATACACTGGCGGACTACGAGTTTATACCACTCTTGATGTCAGAAAACAAGAGATTGCAGAAGAAGAACTGAGAAAAGGTCTTATCGAACAAGATAAATATGCTTTTGGTGCAAACTTCCGTTATGTGGGAAGGGCCGACCGAGGCCTTGTTTCTTTGTATAATTTATTCGGTTCTATTTTTCCGGTGGGAGTTCCTTACGTTACCAGTTTGGATGATAGACAAGTATTCCGACTTCATTTAGAAAAAGAAATGGCACCTGCCTTAGAGCTTTTGACCGATTTCACTCCTTCTGAAAATGAAAGTTCTGCAGTCAAAGAATTTCAAAGGTCATCTCTTGTATTTTCTTCCAACTTACACGTAGAAGGTGCTATCGTTACAATTGACCACCAAACTGGATATATCCAAACAATGGTGGGTGGTTCCAGATTCTCCCCAAAAAATCAATTTAACCGTGCCATGCAGGCAAGACGCCAAACTGGTTCTGCATTCAAACCATTTGTTTATGCTGCCGCAATTCAAAATAGAGCCGTCGGTTCCGGAACTGGAATTATGGATGCTCCTTTAACGACAATCACCGAAGAAGGAGAAGGTTATTCTCCACAAGACATCTCTGGTGATTTTAGAGGAATGGTTCCGTTATCTCGTGCTTTGTCTTTATCTCTTAATATTGTTTCTGTTCAGGTACTAATGAGAACAGGAACTGATGCTGTCATTGATTTTGCGTCCAAAGTTACTAAAGCAAATAAATCCAGGTTTCCTACTGGTCCTGCATTGGCACTGGGAGTTGCAGAGTTAACTCCGTATGAAATGGCCTTGGGATATTCTATTTTAGCAAATAAAGGAAAAGATGTAATTCCATTTAGTGTTCGTTATGTGCTAAACCAAAGTGGTTCTGTTGTTTATAATAAAGAAAAAGAAGTCCAAGAGACTCTTGCAGAGGAAGCAAAAAACGGTACGATCCAAATCATTCCTGAAGCCACAGCATATATCATTAAACAAATGTTAATTGGAGTGGCAATGGGAGGAACACCTACCCAAGCCCTTCGTGCCGCCGATAAAGGAAATTATAAAGGTGAATCCGGTGGAAAAACTGGCTCTACTTCCTCTTATACCAATGTTTGGTATGCGGGCTTTGATCCAAAATACACATCCATTGTTTGGATGGGTTTTGATAAATCCTCACTTTCTCTCGGAAAGGGTGTCACAGCCGCTGGTGTTGCTGCACCGATTTGGGGAAAGATGTACTCTCGTTGGTACAACGAAGGCCCTTATCCTGTTTTCTATCCGAATGGAAAAGCAGAAGAAATTCCGGCAGATGTGGTCAAAGGTGCCACTTGTGCCTTTAATGGACTTTCTCCTGGTCCCAACTGCCCTTTGACTGGGAATTTATTTTTAAAACCAATTACCATTGCAGGTCGCACTCTGGCCGTACCAGGTGGGAGACAGTGTGATGGGGACCGTGACCACTACCGCTCGATGGATCTTACTGACTTCCTCCAAAGAGAGCTAGAAATCTCGGACGATGAACTGAAATAA
- a CDS encoding tetratricopeptide repeat protein has protein sequence MKKAILTILVLALTASISAGESSFMNEDLDSLISQYDKETLTAISNELVKLASEEEGMGEFDLASGHYSRAIKIREAIGMSEHKSFASIQYLASQAHSKAGNFCEASTHAKKASEAFRQHGITKFEHRANVEYKEYARACAVVAFR, from the coding sequence ATGAAAAAGGCAATTCTAACCATTCTAGTTTTGGCACTTACCGCTTCCATTTCAGCTGGAGAGTCTTCTTTTATGAACGAAGACCTCGATTCCCTCATCAGCCAATATGATAAAGAAACACTCACTGCGATCTCAAATGAACTTGTGAAACTTGCAAGTGAAGAAGAGGGGATGGGAGAATTTGATTTAGCTTCAGGTCATTATTCAAGAGCAATTAAAATTAGAGAAGCGATTGGAATGAGCGAACACAAAAGTTTTGCTTCCATCCAATACCTTGCAAGCCAAGCCCACTCAAAGGCGGGAAACTTTTGTGAAGCTTCAACACATGCAAAAAAAGCAAGTGAAGCTTTCCGCCAACACGGGATTACAAAATTTGAACATAGAGCAAATGTAGAATACAAAGAATATGCACGTGCTTGTGCAGTTGTGGCATTCAGATAA
- a CDS encoding MBOAT family O-acyltransferase — translation MLFNSIPYLILFALTYLIYWNIPQKGRKPLLVISSLTFYAYFSFPFLFHFLLVILVNYGFSEWIFRKKDKGEKYNHLLFAIVALNLINLGFFKYFYFITGSLFSLTGYPAFKEISGSWSIFLPLAISFYTFQIIAVQVDIHRGIIEKRMSAVDYFLFILFFPQLIAGPIMRSQDFLPQLDHPTIDSDRMKKGLFLIIGGLFKKVIIAENIAPIISPIFMDPAKFDSFSIFFSVIAFAVQVYCDFSGYTDMARGSANLLGYEIPENFQGPFFSQSFRELWSRWHITLSSWLRDYIYIPLGGSKGSIFRSNLNSFITMCLGGLWHGANWAFVFWGAYLGALIWVERSLYLGRGKKKFLPDTLPLVGIIRTIVVFIIFSFSGVFFRSAARGEESMSVAFEIFKGVLTFRNTGETLSRVDELPTFIALGLMFNWFQYSNFVYEKLKPYQNILLPILSVVILLLLGIFGDGGQDFIYFQF, via the coding sequence ATGTTATTTAATTCTATTCCCTATTTAATACTTTTTGCGTTAACTTATTTAATTTACTGGAATATTCCTCAGAAAGGTAGAAAACCATTACTTGTAATTTCTTCACTTACCTTTTACGCTTATTTCAGTTTTCCTTTTCTGTTTCATTTCCTTTTGGTGATTTTAGTCAACTATGGATTTAGTGAATGGATTTTTCGTAAAAAAGACAAAGGGGAAAAATATAACCATCTACTCTTTGCCATTGTTGCGTTAAACTTAATCAACTTAGGATTCTTTAAGTATTTCTATTTTATTACAGGATCTTTGTTTTCTTTGACAGGTTATCCCGCATTCAAAGAAATTTCAGGTTCTTGGAGTATTTTTTTACCTTTAGCGATTAGTTTTTATACCTTCCAAATCATTGCTGTGCAGGTGGACATCCACCGAGGAATTATTGAAAAAAGAATGTCCGCTGTGGACTATTTTTTATTCATTCTATTCTTCCCACAATTGATTGCAGGTCCCATCATGCGATCGCAAGATTTTCTTCCGCAACTCGATCATCCCACAATCGATTCAGACCGAATGAAAAAAGGTTTGTTTTTGATCATTGGTGGACTTTTCAAAAAAGTGATCATTGCCGAAAACATTGCGCCCATCATCTCTCCGATCTTTATGGATCCGGCTAAATTCGACAGTTTTTCTATATTTTTCAGCGTAATTGCCTTCGCAGTACAAGTGTATTGCGACTTTTCAGGTTACACTGATATGGCACGTGGTTCTGCCAATTTACTTGGGTATGAGATTCCAGAAAACTTCCAAGGCCCGTTTTTTTCTCAATCATTTCGGGAACTTTGGTCTAGATGGCATATCACATTGTCATCTTGGTTAAGAGATTATATTTATATTCCTTTAGGTGGAAGTAAAGGTTCAATCTTTCGTTCCAACCTAAACTCTTTTATCACTATGTGTCTTGGTGGACTCTGGCACGGAGCCAATTGGGCTTTTGTGTTTTGGGGAGCTTATTTAGGTGCATTGATTTGGGTGGAGAGGTCCTTGTATTTAGGCAGAGGGAAAAAGAAATTTCTACCTGACACTTTGCCTTTAGTGGGAATCATTCGTACAATTGTTGTGTTTATTATTTTTTCTTTTTCTGGAGTTTTCTTTCGATCAGCAGCCCGTGGAGAAGAATCCATGTCTGTTGCTTTTGAAATTTTCAAAGGTGTTTTAACATTTAGAAACACCGGGGAAACATTGAGTCGTGTTGATGAACTTCCTACCTTCATAGCTTTGGGACTTATGTTCAACTGGTTCCAATATTCAAACTTTGTGTATGAAAAATTAAAACCCTACCAAAATATTCTCCTGCCGATTCTATCAGTGGTCATTCTGCTTTTGCTTGGAATTTTTGGAGATGGTGGACAAGATTTTATCTACTTCCAATTTTAA
- the sppA gene encoding signal peptide peptidase SppA → MPSRKSFLFVCVVLLSVLFTESCVIGNSMNLFPQSGKADFEEKLIAGRDQEKIVIISIEGMITDDAKDSFFGPPTESMVARIKESLKYAERDPDVKAVILKINSPGGTVTASDIIYQEVLKFKNRKSIPVFAGFMDTAASGAYYIAMATDGIGAHPTTVTGSVGVIMSGINVKEGLDKIGVKDQSFTSGPNKALGSPISEMTSEQRKILQSIIDSLYGRFFEVVKKGRPNVAESRLREICDGRIFTAEQAKKEGMVDFIGYFDDFVYQIMQHPKFQGNRHGDPRVITYQRGKGRVDNIYQATDINKNPFSLGIADKILGTGTNSKFLYLWDL, encoded by the coding sequence ATGCCTTCAAGAAAGTCTTTTCTTTTCGTTTGTGTCGTTCTGCTTTCGGTTCTCTTTACCGAATCTTGTGTTATTGGAAACAGTATGAACCTGTTTCCGCAAAGTGGCAAGGCTGATTTCGAAGAGAAACTCATAGCCGGAAGAGATCAAGAAAAAATCGTGATTATCTCCATCGAAGGAATGATTACGGATGATGCCAAAGATTCATTTTTCGGCCCTCCGACAGAATCCATGGTCGCAAGGATCAAAGAATCCTTAAAATATGCAGAACGTGATCCTGATGTCAAAGCAGTGATTTTAAAAATCAACTCACCAGGTGGAACTGTAACAGCTAGTGATATCATTTACCAAGAAGTATTGAAATTTAAAAATAGAAAATCCATTCCTGTTTTTGCTGGATTTATGGATACGGCTGCCAGTGGAGCTTATTACATTGCGATGGCCACTGATGGAATTGGTGCTCACCCAACAACTGTTACAGGTTCTGTCGGTGTCATCATGTCAGGGATCAATGTAAAAGAAGGATTGGATAAAATTGGAGTCAAAGATCAGTCTTTTACTTCTGGCCCGAACAAAGCCCTTGGTTCACCGATTTCAGAAATGACTTCTGAACAAAGAAAAATTCTTCAATCAATTATCGACAGTTTGTATGGAAGGTTTTTTGAAGTAGTCAAAAAAGGAAGACCAAACGTAGCAGAAAGTCGACTCCGAGAAATCTGCGATGGAAGAATTTTCACAGCAGAACAAGCAAAGAAAGAAGGTATGGTTGATTTCATCGGATATTTTGATGACTTCGTTTATCAAATCATGCAACACCCTAAATTCCAAGGAAATCGCCATGGTGACCCACGGGTGATCACTTACCAAAGAGGAAAAGGCAGAGTTGATAACATTTACCAAGCCACTGATATTAATAAAAATCCGTTTTCTTTAGGAATTGCTGATAAAATTTTAGGAACTGGAACCAATTCTAAATTTCTTTATCTTTGGGATCTATAA